One region of Drosophila kikkawai strain 14028-0561.14 chromosome 2R, DkikHiC1v2, whole genome shotgun sequence genomic DNA includes:
- the Arms gene encoding kinase D-interacting substrate of 220 kDa isoform X7, translating into MKLSKSFDELILNASRLSLNNLRSPAKKKGKNNINRYGDSMGSLGHRALLQYIDNNDISGLRAILDSRHLTIDDRDENSTTVLMVVAGRGLTAFVREFLARGADVQAEDLDNWTALLCASRNGHFDVVQLLLDHGAEIEHRDMGGWTSLMWAAYRGHTELVRLLLDKGADGNAHGNYHLGALLWAAGRGYKDIVELLVQRGAKVNVGDKYGTTALVWACRRGNVEIVDTLVKAGANVDTAGMYSWTPLLVAAAGGHTDCVSSILEKKPNVNALDKDGMTALCIASREGFQDIAASLIAAGAYINIQDRGADTPLIHAVKAGHRTVVEALLKKHADVDIQGKDRKTAIYTAVEKGHTPIVKLLLATNPDLESATKDGDTPLLRAVRNRNLEIVHLLLDRKAKVTASDKRGDTCLHIAMRARSKAIVEALLRNPKHSQLLYRANKAGETPYNLDSLHQKTILGQVFGARRLNTNEDSEGMLGYELYSSALADVLSEPTLTTPITVGLYAKWGSGKSFLLNKLRDEMNNFARQWAEPPVRTSGLLFIVCLHVALLIGTIVGLSTWSAVVGVSAAVGFLLLAYLLLAAVKYCNYQMDMQWAYSVQHGLEKRITRLRVILQVAFCHPPGPQSDSQAKPVRFHFAEANSASPTGDGAVAHMLASLLDAIESHYGWLATRLYRAFRPKCLKVDVGWRWRRMCCIPIVLIFELALVTLVTGISLIVAYFTFASKEEREDILVVLYVIAAVLGTLICTHLHVLAKVCVSLFTSHIRLLKRAVRSSETAPLTMLGAEVAVMTDMVKCLDAFTNQQSRLVGVIDALDSCDTERILTLLNAVQTLLSSPNRPFVLLISVDPHVIAKAAEANSRRLFTEGGIGGHDFLRNLVHLPVYLQNSGLRKVQRAQMTALLFKRSGGGDYQTDDGPTLGHSVSARRLSNASEIISSQEKLRGQGRGGGGKKLRLSESVASSTGSNLHRLGQNPQTVLDLSRIVLTDDYFSDVNPRSMRRLMNVIYITVRLLKAFQIDFSWYRLSSWINLTEQWPLRASMIVLHHDQFMDSNADESVSLQSVYEKLRPKLAYLREAAPLLELDRDERKLDAFLQLHKSDLLVADLRIFLPFTINLDPYLRKVLKEDQQTIEDEGSLVLQTRPSVSNNTRQYPAPTTYVPSPQAYPPYQMFHNEYPSVNNELRSRNLSTSTEPVTPLITSPSDSFGDDILQTKLTDLTTEGVISLLERIEDMKPALAKLAPVLRENAINGRVLKHCDMPDLKSVLGLSFGHWELFRLLITTLRECERLPRKQRQQQPQQQTAALEAPPTSVPMIKDVTDALMQPPRESLSRKNSVSHMEKQVTLEEQMICGTLQTLNEEAYEDVANSSERPSPTGEMLAAAAQLQLAPIRESSEFGSPSDDLKQYGVSSGSTNNNNNNNNKYLHAEYNRSASSHSLQSLSTLVGGSGGGQHLGNGNDHDHDHDFSGSTLDLMHVDSVFGYNGVGGSGYHHNHRASRQISISSELLSETASSLPLPLVVVIPNISGEQSYDDTKL; encoded by the exons ATGAAACTATCAAAGAGCTTCGATGAATTGATTCTGAATGCCTCGCGGCTGAGCTTGAATAACTTGCGATCGCCGGCCaagaaaaaggggaaaaat AACATAAATCGCTACGGAGACTCCATGGGTTCACTGGGACATCGTGCCTTGCTGCAGTACATCGATAATAATGACATCTCTGGACTGCGCGCTATATTGGACAGCCGACATCTTACCATCGATGATCGGGATGAG AACTCCACCACAGTCTTAATGGTAGTGGCAGGACGTGGTCTCACAGCCTTTGTTCGTGAATTTCTGGCCCGTGGTGCTGATGTACAGGCCGAGGATTTGGATAACTGGACAGCCCTGCTGTGCGCCTCTCGCAACGGGCACTTTGATGTGGTTCAACTTCTGCTAGATCATGGAGCCGAAATCGAGCATCGTGATATG GGTGGCTGGACTAGCTTGATGTGGGCCGCCTATCGGGGACACACCGAGCTGGTGCGTCTGTTGCTGGACAAGGGAGCGGATGGCAATGCTCATGGCAACTACCATCTGGGAGCTCTGCTGTGGGCGGCGGGCCGTGGTTACAAGGACATTGTGGAATTGCTGGTGCAACGCGGTGCTAAGGTTAATGTTGGTGATAAATATGGAACGACAGCTCTTGTCTGGGCCTGCCGTCGCGGCAATGTGGAGATTGTGGACACGCTGGTAAAGGCAGGTGCCAATGTCGACACTGCTGGCATGTATTCGTGGACACCACTCCTGGTGGCAGCCGCCGGTGGTCACACCGATTGCGTTAGTTCCATCCTCGAGAAGAAACCGAATGTGAATGCTTTGGACAAGGATGGAATGACGGCCCTGTGCATAGCTAGTCGTGAGGGGTTCCAGGATATTGCAGCCTCTCTTATAGCAGCCGGTGCTTACATTAATATCCAAGATCGTGGTGCGGATACGCCCCTCATCCATGCCGTGAAAGCAGGCCACCGTACAGTGGTGGAGGCTTTGCTCAAGAAACATGCCGATGTCGATATTCAGGGCAAGGATCGCAAAACAGCTATTTATACGGCGGTGGAGAAGGGACACACGCCGATTGTGAAGCTACTGCTGGCCACCAATCCTGACCTAGAATCGGCCACCAAGGACGGGGATACACCGCTGCTGAGGGCTGTGAGGAATCGAAATCTGGAGATCGTACACTTACTCCTTGACAGAAAGGCCAAGGTGACGGCCAGCGACAAGAGGGGCGACACCTGCCTGCACATAGCCATGAGGGCTCGAAGCAAGGCCATTGTGGAGGCTCTCCTGCGCAACCCCAAGCACAGCCAGCTCTTGTACCGAGCCAATAAGGCAGGTGAAACGCCCTACAACCTGGACTCGCTGCATCAGAAAACCATATTGGGTCAGGTATTCGGAGCCCGGCGACTCAATACCAACGAGGATTCCGAGGGCATGCTGGGCTACGAGCTGTACTCCTCGGCTCTGGCGGATGTGCTCAGCGAACCCACCTTGACCACGCCCATTACCGTGGGTCTCTACGCCAAGTGGGGCAGCGGAAAGAGCTTCCTGCTAAACAAACTGCGCGACGAGATGAACAACTTTGCCCGCCAGTGGGCAGAGCCACCCGTTCGGACCAGCGGCCTGCTCTTCATTGTCTGCCTGCATGTGGCCCTGCTCATTGGCACAATTGTGGGTCTAAGCACCTGGTCGGCCGTGGTGGGTGTCTCCGCTGCCGTTGGCTTCCTGCTGCTCGCTTACCTGCTCCTAGCTGCCGTCAAGTACTGCAACTACCAAATGGACATGCAGTGGGCCTACTCGGTGCAGCATGGCCTGGAGAAGAGGATCACCCGGCTGCGTGTGATATTACAGGTGGCATTTTGCCATCCGCCGGGTCCGCAATCGGATTCGCAGGCCAAGCCGGTAAGGTTTCACTTTGCGGAGGCCAACAGTGCCTCACCCACGGGCGATGGAGCAGTGGCTCATATGCTGGCGTCTCTCCTGGATGCCATCGAGTCCCATTATGGCTGGCTGGCCACGCGTCTGTACAGGGCCTTTCGTCCCAAGTGCCTGAAGGTGGATGTGGGCTGGCGCTGGCGTCGCATGTGCTGTATTCCAATTGTGTTGATCTTTGAACTGGCTTTGGTTACCCTGGTCACTGGCATCTCCTTGATCGTGGCATATTTCACGTTTGCCAGCAAGGAGGAGAGGGAGGACATCCTGGTGGTGCTCTATGTGATAGCCGCCGTGCTGGGCACGCTCATCTGCACGCATCTCCATGTCCTGGCCAAGGTCTGCGTCTCCCTGTTCACCTCGCACATCCGCCTGCTAAAGCGAGCGGTTCGCTCGAGTGAGACTGCTCCCCTGACCATGCTGGGCGCCGAGGTGGCCGTGATGACGGACATGGTCAAGTGTCTGGATGCCTTTACCAATCAGCAGAGTCGTCTGGTGGGCGTGATTGATGCCTTGGACTCGTGTGACACCGAGAGGATCCTCACCCTGCTCAATGCTGTCCAGACTTTGCTCTCCTCGCCAAATCGTCCTTTTGTGCTGCTCATCTCGGTGGATCCCCATGTCATTGCCAAGGCAGCCGAGGCCAATAGTCGGCGGCTGTTTACGGAGGGTGGAATTGGAGGCCACGACTTCCTAAGGAATTTGGTACATCTGCCGGTTTACCTGCAGAACTCTGGACTCAGGAAAGTGCAACGTGCTCAAATGACCGCCTTGCTGTTCAAGCGAAGTGGCGGCGGCGACTACCAGACGGACGATGGACCCACTCTGGGTCACTCAGTATCTGCCCGACGGCTGTCCAACGCCTCGGAGATCATCTCCAGTCAGGAGAAGCTGCGTGGTCAGGGTCGTGGAGGTGGTGGCAAGAAACTGCGTCTCTCCGAGTCGGTGGCCAGCTCCACGGGCTCGAATCTGCATCGCCTGGGCCAGAATCCCCAGACTGTGCTGGATCTCTCGAGGATTGTTTTAACGGATGACTACTTCAGCGATGTGAATCCGAGGAGCATGCGCCGGCTGATGAATGTGATTTACATCACTGTGCGCCTGCTCAAGGCTTTCCAGATAGACTTTAGTTGGTATCGCCTTAGTTCCTGGATCAATTTGACGGAACAGTGGCCTCTGAGGGCCAGTATGATAGTCCTGCATCATGATCAGTTTATGGACAGCAATGCGGATGAGAGTGTCTCTTTGCAGAGTGTTTATGAGAA ACTGCGTCCCAAACTCGCCTATTTGAGGGAAGCTGCTCCGCTCTTGGAGCTGGATCGTGATGAGCGTAAGCTGGATGCCTTCCTGCAGCTGCACAAATCAGATCTTCTGGTGGCGGATCTACGCATCTTTCTGCCCTTTACCATCAACTTGGATCCTTATTTGAGAAAGGTCTTGAAGG AGGACCAGCAAACCATCGAGGATGAGGGTTCTCTGGTGCTGCAAACCAGACCCAGTGTGTCCAACAATACGCGTCAATATCCAGCGCCCACCACCTATGTGCCTTCGCCGCAGGCTTATCCGCCTTACCAGATGTTCCACAACGAGTATCCTTCGGTCAACAACGAGCTGCGCTCCAGGAATCTCAGCACAAGCACTGAACCAGTCACGCCTTTGATTACCTCGCCCAGTGATTCGTTTGGT gACGACATTCTGCAGACCAAGCTTACTGACCTCACCACCGAGGGTGTCATCAGTCTGCTGGAGCGTATAGAGGACATGAAGCCCGCCTTGGCCAAGTTGGCGCCCGTGCTGCGCGAGAATGCGATCAATGGACGTGTCCTCAAGCACTGTGATATGCCGGATCTCAAATCG GTTCTCGGCCTAAGCTTTGGCCACTGGGAGCTGTTCCGTCTACTGATCACCACTTTGCGTGAATGCGAGCGCCTGCCTAGgaagcagcgccagcagcagccacagcagcagacTGCCGCCTTGGAGGCGCCGCCAACGAGTGTGCCAATGATCAAGGATGTGACAGATGCCCTGATGCAGCCACCGCGGGAGTCGCTGTCGCGAAAGAACTCTGTTAGTCATATGGAGAAGCAG GTAACCCTGGAGGAGCAAATGATCTGTGGCACTTTGCAGACCCTGAACGAGGAGGCATACGAGGATGTGGCCAATAGCAGTGAACGACCAAGTCCCACAGGTGAGATGTTGGCGGCAGCCGCACAACTGCAATTAGCACCCATACGCGAGTCATCCGAGTTCGGATCACCCTCCGATGACCTCAAGCAGTATGGGgtcagcagcggcagcaccaacaacaacaacaacaataacaacaagtaCTTGCATGCGGAATACAATCGAAGTGCCAGCTCGCATTCCCTGCAGAGTCTGAGCACTCTGGTGGGGGGCAGTGGTGGCGGTCAGCACCTGGGCAATGGTAACGATCACGATCATGATCACGATTTTAGCGGGAGCACTCTCGACCTAATGCATGTTGATTCGGTGTTTGGTTATAATGGTGTCGGCGGCAGTGGTTATCATCATAATCATCGGGCATCGCGCCAGATATCAATAAGTAGCGAGCTGCTGAGCGAGACAGCTAGCAgcctgcccctgcccctggTGGTGGTCATACCCAATATCTCCGGCGAACAGAGCTACGATGACACCAAGCTGTGA
- the Arms gene encoding kinase D-interacting substrate of 220 kDa isoform X9 yields the protein MFKARLKTSPGGSENINRYGDSMGSLGHRALLQYIDNNDISGLRAILDSRHLTIDDRDENSTTVLMVVAGRGLTAFVREFLARGADVQAEDLDNWTALLCASRNGHFDVVQLLLDHGAEIEHRDMGGWTSLMWAAYRGHTELVRLLLDKGADGNAHGNYHLGALLWAAGRGYKDIVELLVQRGAKVNVGDKYGTTALVWACRRGNVEIVDTLVKAGANVDTAGMYSWTPLLVAAAGGHTDCVSSILEKKPNVNALDKDGMTALCIASREGFQDIAASLIAAGAYINIQDRGADTPLIHAVKAGHRTVVEALLKKHADVDIQGKDRKTAIYTAVEKGHTPIVKLLLATNPDLESATKDGDTPLLRAVRNRNLEIVHLLLDRKAKVTASDKRGDTCLHIAMRARSKAIVEALLRNPKHSQLLYRANKAGETPYNLDSLHQKTILGQVFGARRLNTNEDSEGMLGYELYSSALADVLSEPTLTTPITVGLYAKWGSGKSFLLNKLRDEMNNFARQWAEPPVRTSGLLFIVCLHVALLIGTIVGLSTWSAVVGVSAAVGFLLLAYLLLAAVKYCNYQMDMQWAYSVQHGLEKRITRLRVILQVAFCHPPGPQSDSQAKPVRFHFAEANSASPTGDGAVAHMLASLLDAIESHYGWLATRLYRAFRPKCLKVDVGWRWRRMCCIPIVLIFELALVTLVTGISLIVAYFTFASKEEREDILVVLYVIAAVLGTLICTHLHVLAKVCVSLFTSHIRLLKRAVRSSETAPLTMLGAEVAVMTDMVKCLDAFTNQQSRLVGVIDALDSCDTERILTLLNAVQTLLSSPNRPFVLLISVDPHVIAKAAEANSRRLFTEGGIGGHDFLRNLVHLPVYLQNSGLRKVQRAQMTALLFKRSGGGDYQTDDGPTLGHSVSARRLSNASEIISSQEKLRGQGRGGGGKKLRLSESVASSTGSNLHRLGQNPQTVLDLSRIVLTDDYFSDVNPRSMRRLMNVIYITVRLLKAFQIDFSWYRLSSWINLTEQWPLRASMIVLHHDQFMDSNADESVSLQSVYEKLRPKLAYLREAAPLLELDRDERKLDAFLQLHKSDLLVADLRIFLPFTINLDPYLRKVLKEDQQTIEDEGSLVLQTRPSVSNNTRQYPAPTTYVPSPQAYPPYQMFHNEYPSVNNELRSRNLSTSTEPVTPLITSPSDSFGDDILQTKLTDLTTEGVISLLERIEDMKPALAKLAPVLRENAINGRVLKHCDMPDLKSVLGLSFGHWELFRLLITTLRECERLPRKQRQQQPQQQTAALEAPPTSVPMIKDVTDALMQPPRESLSRKNSVSHMEKQVTLEEQMICGTLQTLNEEAYEDVANSSERPSPTGEMLAAAAQLQLAPIRESSEFGSPSDDLKQYGVSSGSTNNNNNNNNKYLHAEYNRSASSHSLQSLSTLVGGSGGGQHLGNGNDHDHDHDFSGSTLDLMHVDSVFGYNGVGGSGYHHNHRASRQISISSELLSETASSLPLPLVVVIPNISGEQSYDDTKL from the exons ATGTTCAAGGCCCGCCTAAAGACGAGTCCGGGTGGGAGTGAG AACATAAATCGCTACGGAGACTCCATGGGTTCACTGGGACATCGTGCCTTGCTGCAGTACATCGATAATAATGACATCTCTGGACTGCGCGCTATATTGGACAGCCGACATCTTACCATCGATGATCGGGATGAG AACTCCACCACAGTCTTAATGGTAGTGGCAGGACGTGGTCTCACAGCCTTTGTTCGTGAATTTCTGGCCCGTGGTGCTGATGTACAGGCCGAGGATTTGGATAACTGGACAGCCCTGCTGTGCGCCTCTCGCAACGGGCACTTTGATGTGGTTCAACTTCTGCTAGATCATGGAGCCGAAATCGAGCATCGTGATATG GGTGGCTGGACTAGCTTGATGTGGGCCGCCTATCGGGGACACACCGAGCTGGTGCGTCTGTTGCTGGACAAGGGAGCGGATGGCAATGCTCATGGCAACTACCATCTGGGAGCTCTGCTGTGGGCGGCGGGCCGTGGTTACAAGGACATTGTGGAATTGCTGGTGCAACGCGGTGCTAAGGTTAATGTTGGTGATAAATATGGAACGACAGCTCTTGTCTGGGCCTGCCGTCGCGGCAATGTGGAGATTGTGGACACGCTGGTAAAGGCAGGTGCCAATGTCGACACTGCTGGCATGTATTCGTGGACACCACTCCTGGTGGCAGCCGCCGGTGGTCACACCGATTGCGTTAGTTCCATCCTCGAGAAGAAACCGAATGTGAATGCTTTGGACAAGGATGGAATGACGGCCCTGTGCATAGCTAGTCGTGAGGGGTTCCAGGATATTGCAGCCTCTCTTATAGCAGCCGGTGCTTACATTAATATCCAAGATCGTGGTGCGGATACGCCCCTCATCCATGCCGTGAAAGCAGGCCACCGTACAGTGGTGGAGGCTTTGCTCAAGAAACATGCCGATGTCGATATTCAGGGCAAGGATCGCAAAACAGCTATTTATACGGCGGTGGAGAAGGGACACACGCCGATTGTGAAGCTACTGCTGGCCACCAATCCTGACCTAGAATCGGCCACCAAGGACGGGGATACACCGCTGCTGAGGGCTGTGAGGAATCGAAATCTGGAGATCGTACACTTACTCCTTGACAGAAAGGCCAAGGTGACGGCCAGCGACAAGAGGGGCGACACCTGCCTGCACATAGCCATGAGGGCTCGAAGCAAGGCCATTGTGGAGGCTCTCCTGCGCAACCCCAAGCACAGCCAGCTCTTGTACCGAGCCAATAAGGCAGGTGAAACGCCCTACAACCTGGACTCGCTGCATCAGAAAACCATATTGGGTCAGGTATTCGGAGCCCGGCGACTCAATACCAACGAGGATTCCGAGGGCATGCTGGGCTACGAGCTGTACTCCTCGGCTCTGGCGGATGTGCTCAGCGAACCCACCTTGACCACGCCCATTACCGTGGGTCTCTACGCCAAGTGGGGCAGCGGAAAGAGCTTCCTGCTAAACAAACTGCGCGACGAGATGAACAACTTTGCCCGCCAGTGGGCAGAGCCACCCGTTCGGACCAGCGGCCTGCTCTTCATTGTCTGCCTGCATGTGGCCCTGCTCATTGGCACAATTGTGGGTCTAAGCACCTGGTCGGCCGTGGTGGGTGTCTCCGCTGCCGTTGGCTTCCTGCTGCTCGCTTACCTGCTCCTAGCTGCCGTCAAGTACTGCAACTACCAAATGGACATGCAGTGGGCCTACTCGGTGCAGCATGGCCTGGAGAAGAGGATCACCCGGCTGCGTGTGATATTACAGGTGGCATTTTGCCATCCGCCGGGTCCGCAATCGGATTCGCAGGCCAAGCCGGTAAGGTTTCACTTTGCGGAGGCCAACAGTGCCTCACCCACGGGCGATGGAGCAGTGGCTCATATGCTGGCGTCTCTCCTGGATGCCATCGAGTCCCATTATGGCTGGCTGGCCACGCGTCTGTACAGGGCCTTTCGTCCCAAGTGCCTGAAGGTGGATGTGGGCTGGCGCTGGCGTCGCATGTGCTGTATTCCAATTGTGTTGATCTTTGAACTGGCTTTGGTTACCCTGGTCACTGGCATCTCCTTGATCGTGGCATATTTCACGTTTGCCAGCAAGGAGGAGAGGGAGGACATCCTGGTGGTGCTCTATGTGATAGCCGCCGTGCTGGGCACGCTCATCTGCACGCATCTCCATGTCCTGGCCAAGGTCTGCGTCTCCCTGTTCACCTCGCACATCCGCCTGCTAAAGCGAGCGGTTCGCTCGAGTGAGACTGCTCCCCTGACCATGCTGGGCGCCGAGGTGGCCGTGATGACGGACATGGTCAAGTGTCTGGATGCCTTTACCAATCAGCAGAGTCGTCTGGTGGGCGTGATTGATGCCTTGGACTCGTGTGACACCGAGAGGATCCTCACCCTGCTCAATGCTGTCCAGACTTTGCTCTCCTCGCCAAATCGTCCTTTTGTGCTGCTCATCTCGGTGGATCCCCATGTCATTGCCAAGGCAGCCGAGGCCAATAGTCGGCGGCTGTTTACGGAGGGTGGAATTGGAGGCCACGACTTCCTAAGGAATTTGGTACATCTGCCGGTTTACCTGCAGAACTCTGGACTCAGGAAAGTGCAACGTGCTCAAATGACCGCCTTGCTGTTCAAGCGAAGTGGCGGCGGCGACTACCAGACGGACGATGGACCCACTCTGGGTCACTCAGTATCTGCCCGACGGCTGTCCAACGCCTCGGAGATCATCTCCAGTCAGGAGAAGCTGCGTGGTCAGGGTCGTGGAGGTGGTGGCAAGAAACTGCGTCTCTCCGAGTCGGTGGCCAGCTCCACGGGCTCGAATCTGCATCGCCTGGGCCAGAATCCCCAGACTGTGCTGGATCTCTCGAGGATTGTTTTAACGGATGACTACTTCAGCGATGTGAATCCGAGGAGCATGCGCCGGCTGATGAATGTGATTTACATCACTGTGCGCCTGCTCAAGGCTTTCCAGATAGACTTTAGTTGGTATCGCCTTAGTTCCTGGATCAATTTGACGGAACAGTGGCCTCTGAGGGCCAGTATGATAGTCCTGCATCATGATCAGTTTATGGACAGCAATGCGGATGAGAGTGTCTCTTTGCAGAGTGTTTATGAGAA ACTGCGTCCCAAACTCGCCTATTTGAGGGAAGCTGCTCCGCTCTTGGAGCTGGATCGTGATGAGCGTAAGCTGGATGCCTTCCTGCAGCTGCACAAATCAGATCTTCTGGTGGCGGATCTACGCATCTTTCTGCCCTTTACCATCAACTTGGATCCTTATTTGAGAAAGGTCTTGAAGG AGGACCAGCAAACCATCGAGGATGAGGGTTCTCTGGTGCTGCAAACCAGACCCAGTGTGTCCAACAATACGCGTCAATATCCAGCGCCCACCACCTATGTGCCTTCGCCGCAGGCTTATCCGCCTTACCAGATGTTCCACAACGAGTATCCTTCGGTCAACAACGAGCTGCGCTCCAGGAATCTCAGCACAAGCACTGAACCAGTCACGCCTTTGATTACCTCGCCCAGTGATTCGTTTGGT gACGACATTCTGCAGACCAAGCTTACTGACCTCACCACCGAGGGTGTCATCAGTCTGCTGGAGCGTATAGAGGACATGAAGCCCGCCTTGGCCAAGTTGGCGCCCGTGCTGCGCGAGAATGCGATCAATGGACGTGTCCTCAAGCACTGTGATATGCCGGATCTCAAATCG GTTCTCGGCCTAAGCTTTGGCCACTGGGAGCTGTTCCGTCTACTGATCACCACTTTGCGTGAATGCGAGCGCCTGCCTAGgaagcagcgccagcagcagccacagcagcagacTGCCGCCTTGGAGGCGCCGCCAACGAGTGTGCCAATGATCAAGGATGTGACAGATGCCCTGATGCAGCCACCGCGGGAGTCGCTGTCGCGAAAGAACTCTGTTAGTCATATGGAGAAGCAG GTAACCCTGGAGGAGCAAATGATCTGTGGCACTTTGCAGACCCTGAACGAGGAGGCATACGAGGATGTGGCCAATAGCAGTGAACGACCAAGTCCCACAGGTGAGATGTTGGCGGCAGCCGCACAACTGCAATTAGCACCCATACGCGAGTCATCCGAGTTCGGATCACCCTCCGATGACCTCAAGCAGTATGGGgtcagcagcggcagcaccaacaacaacaacaacaataacaacaagtaCTTGCATGCGGAATACAATCGAAGTGCCAGCTCGCATTCCCTGCAGAGTCTGAGCACTCTGGTGGGGGGCAGTGGTGGCGGTCAGCACCTGGGCAATGGTAACGATCACGATCATGATCACGATTTTAGCGGGAGCACTCTCGACCTAATGCATGTTGATTCGGTGTTTGGTTATAATGGTGTCGGCGGCAGTGGTTATCATCATAATCATCGGGCATCGCGCCAGATATCAATAAGTAGCGAGCTGCTGAGCGAGACAGCTAGCAgcctgcccctgcccctggTGGTGGTCATACCCAATATCTCCGGCGAACAGAGCTACGATGACACCAAGCTGTGA